The following are encoded together in the Lepidochelys kempii isolate rLepKem1 chromosome 7, rLepKem1.hap2, whole genome shotgun sequence genome:
- the LOC140914640 gene encoding cytochrome P450 2H2-like: MEPLGATSVFLVICVSCLLFLSAWRKVSGSGKLPPGPVAFPIIGNTLQLNTKNLPQHVDELSEKYGSIFTIYLGSERVVVLYGYEIVKEALVGLGEEFSGRGSMPLFEKMAQEPGIVFSNGERWKKLRRFALTNLRNFGMGKKSIEERIQEETHFLVERLRNTNGRPFDPTLFLTHAVSNVICAIVFGDRFDYEDKKFVTLINLIEENGKLQRSPWTALYNFFPTLMDYMPGPHHRLFRNGLEFRKFVLERVNMHKESLDPNCPRDFIDAFFIKVEEEQKNGQSDFNVGSLVRSTVELFIAGTGTTSVTMKFGLLILLKYPEIEEKVHEEIDRVIGRSQSPCMADRSQMPYTDAVVHEIQRYINLVPLGLPHAVTRDVHLKQYLIPKGTTIFPSLKSVLYDSREFPNPEQFNPGHFLDENGAFKKSDFFMPFSAGKRICVGESLARMELFLLLTTILQNFTLKPVVDPKDIDITPVTTFVSNAPKSYQLCVLPR, encoded by the exons ATGGAACCTCTGGGAGCAACAAGTGTTTTCCTGGTGATTTGTGTCTCTTGCCTTCTTTTCCTTTCGGCATGGAGAAAGGTGTCTGGAAGCGGGAAGCTGCCTCCTGGCCCTGTTGCTTTTCCCATCATAGGGAACACGCTGCAGCTAAATACGAAGAATTTACCCCAACATGTAGATGAG CTCAGTGAAAAGTACGGCTCGATTTTCACAATATATTTAGGCTCAGAACGGGTTGTGGTGTTGTATGGATATGAGATTGTGAAGGAAGCTCTCGTCGGTCTTGGGGAGGAGTTCAGCGGAAGAGGAAGTATGCCATTATTTGAAAAAATGGCACAGGAACCAG GTATTGTTTTCAGCAACGGGGAGCGGTGGAAGAAGCTCCGCCGATTTGCCCTCACTAACCTGAGAAATTttgggatggggaagaaaagcaTTGAGGAGCGTATCCAGGAAGAAACCCATTTTCTAGTGGAAAGGCTCAGAAACACAAATG GGCGGCCCTTTGACCCCACCCTCTTCCTCACCCATGCCGTCTCCAACGTCATCTGCGCCATCGTCTTTGGGGACCGGTTTGACTATGAAGATAAGAAGTTTGTGACTTTAATAAATCTCATAGAGGAAAATGGCAAGCTCCAGCGCTCCCCCTGGACAGCA CTGTACAATTTTTTCCCGACTCTCATGGATTACATGCCTGGGCCTCACCACAGGCTATTTAGAAATGGTTTGGAGTTCAGAAAATTTGTTCTGGAGAGAGTGAATATGCACAAAGAGTCTCTGGATCCCAACTGTCCTCGAGACTTTATCGATGCTTTCTTCATCAAAGTGGAAGAG GAGCAAAAGAATGGCCAGTCAGACTTTAATGTGGGAAGTCTGGTACGAAGCACGGTAGAGTTATTTATTGCTGGAACGGGGACAACCAGCGTCACCATGAAATTTGGACTCCTGATTCTTCTGAAATACCCAGAAATAGAAG AGAAAGTTCATGAAGAGATTGACCGCGTGATTGGCAGAAGCCAAAGCCCCTGCATGGCGGATCGAAGCCAGATGCCCTACACAGATGCTGTAGTACATGAAATCCAGAGATACATCAATCTTGTCCCATTAGGTTTGCCACATGCCGTGACTAGAGATGTTCATCTCAAACAGTACCTTATTCCCAAG GGCACCACGATATttccttcactgaagtcagttctGTATGACAGCAGGGAATTCCCAAACCCAGAGCAATTTAACCCGGGACATTTCTTGGACGAAAATGGTGCCTTTAAGAAGAGTGACTTCTTCATGCCTTTTTCTGCAG GGAAGCGGATTTGCGTGGGAGAGAGTCTGGCTCGGATGGAGCTATTTTTGCTACTGACAACGATTTTACAGAACTTTACCTTGAAACCTGTTGTTGATCCCAAAGACATTGATATAACGCCAGTAACGACTTTTGTGTCAAATGCACCAAAATCATACCAGCTCTGTGTTCTTCCTCGATAA